The following are from one region of the Salvia splendens isolate huo1 chromosome 2, SspV2, whole genome shotgun sequence genome:
- the LOC121767796 gene encoding zinc finger A20 and AN1 domain-containing stress-associated protein 5-like — protein MIMNIMPRQTDVERNSEKARGVYPSANWPIRVPMKYEPIILTCRPTLRPSNCSPPSLSLSKRPTFPNTLSLSLSLKKDGNTKNLTSMAQKTGPEETEFNVVPDNIALCVKCGVAGNSAANNLCQKCFSTPAEASISAAAVPAPASGVAKPKIRVFGERSIRSSSTARSSPHRILKLLETSADLKEDRPEAKREVNRCSGCSRRVGLTGFRCRCGELFCAEHRYSDRHDCSYDYKTAGREAIARENPLVRAAKIVKI, from the coding sequence ATGATTATGAATATAATGCCACGTCAGACTGATGTAGAGCGCAATTCAGAGAAAGCACGAGGGGTATATCCGTCAGCAAATTGGCCGATACGCGTCCCCATGAAGTATGAACCCATTATTCTTACATGTCGACCGACTTTACGACCTTCAAATTGCAGCcccccatctctctctctctcaaaacgCCCCACATTTCCAAataccctctctctctctctctccctaaaAAAGGACGGAAATACGAAAAATTTGACGTCAATGGCGCAGAAGACAGGGCCGGAGGAGACGGAGTTCAACGTCGTACCTGATAACATCGCGCTCTGCGTCAAATGCGGCGTGGCGGGGAATTCTGCCGCGAATAACTTATGCCAGAAATGCTTCAGCACGCCTGCAGAGGCTTCCATCTCCGCAGCCGCGGTCCCTGCGCCAGCGTCGGGCGTGGCGAAGCCGAAAATCCGTGTTTTCGGAGAGAGATCCATCAGATCCAGCTCGACCGCGAGGTCATCTCCGCATAGGATACTGAAGCTCCTCGAGACGAGCGCAGATCTGAAGGAGGATCGGCCGGAGGCGAAGAGAGAAGTGAACCGGTGCTCCGGCTGCAGCCGGAGAGTCGGTTTGACCGGGTTCAGGTGCCGGTGCGGCGAGCTTTTCTGCGCCGAGCATCGGTACTCCGATCGCCACGACTGCAGCTACGACTACAAGACCGCCGGACGTGAGGCGATCGCGAGGGAGAATCCGTTGGTCAGAGCCGCGAAGATAGTCAAAATTTGA
- the LOC121793066 gene encoding uncharacterized protein LOC121793066 translates to MGGDDRTFGANFSSEGVSRLRGVVEEKLKEFMGDYTDDTLVEYVIVLLKNGRSKDEAKNELDVFLGDDSDSFISWLWDHLGCNLGLYAQAQELQSVGSLKADPAAGDQRKTGSDQIESEADKGNSVETYGHHKNRENKGSVRGGNDEVPLPWKSVANNVNIRDENQINDSQSKSHRFPQSAIHKKRRQDNDDGKQQRKREVSQSTVSAPKRLLQFAVRDAVATSRPSNATAEPSLKRLRSVVSTTESYAEAHPQRIRRASMSVAIKAMAEAVKDVTKVRPSRNVFDRLGNAMNGPKTSSHREHGCIAEDAVDEDFNVEMKSLHSSYYPRDDISMLQEGNMSSFHEEVMVTGRGYDRENCDQRGREGTDIYPSDSSGENWVERSLKFQYGAADHVGGTPNRPPRDIIQPATVHSAILMSDSSVTMKMMKPPLQEEIEASEIDSREGMRGADTVSTKSEAWLMKEYSNHIVPVSGNAKPDATLLESERSHAESGLRNTGPSPTDDADSRTIFVSNVHFAATKDSLLRHFNKFGEVLKVIILTDPATGQPKGSTYIEFMRKEAAELALSLDGTSFLSRILKIVKKSSAQPDTASVMTWPCVARASPFVVPRYGRAPFARGMASLYRGGGRVAMKPGARSFQWKRGADSTVTTGQASNSMIASPSTRNLTYVRAEAKTNGSSGSA, encoded by the exons ATGGGAGGAGATGATCGGACATTTGGGGCTAATTTCTCAAGTGAAGGAGTTTCAAGACTTCGAGGTGTTGTCGAGGAGAAGCTCAAGGAGTTCATGGGTGACTACACCGATGACACTTTGGTG GAATATGTGATAGTCTTGCTAAAAAATGGTAGGAGTAAGGATGAAGCGAAGAATGAACTAGATGTCTTTTTAGGAGATGACAGCGACTCTTTCATATCATG GTTATGGGATCATCTGGGGTGTAACTTAGGTTTATACGCCCAAGCACAAGAACTTCAATCAGTAGGATCCCTCAAAGCAGACCCTGCTGCAGGGGATCAGAGGAAAACTGGATCTGATCAGATTGAATCTGAAGCTGATAAAGGAAACTCTGTTGAAACATATGGGCACCATAAAAATCGGGAAAATAAAGGGTCTGTAAGGGGTGGTAATGATGAAGTCCCCCTTCCTTGGAAGTCTGTGGCCAACAATGTAAATATCAGAGATGAAAATCAGATTAATGATTCTCAATCCAAGTCACATCGTTTTCCTCAATCAGCAATTCATAAAAAAAGAAGGCAAGATAATGATGATGGGAAACAGCAAAGAAAG AGAGAAGTGTCCCAGTCAACTGTTAGTGCCCCAAAAAGGCTACTGCAATTTGCTGTACGTGATGCTGTTGCTACTTCTAGGCCATCAAATGCCACAGCAGAGCCTTCACTCAAACGTCTACGCTCCGTGGTTTCAACAACAGAGTCATATGCAGAAGCACACCCTCAGAGGATTCGTCGTGCTTCTATGTCTGTGGCTATTAAAGCTATGGCAGAAGCGGTGAAGGATGTAACAAAAGTTAGGCCTTCCCGTAATGTGTTTGATAGGCTTGGTAATGCTATGAATGGCCCAAAAACTAGCAGTCATCGAGAACATGGATGTATTGCTGAAGATGCTGTTGATGAAGATTTTAATGTTGAGATGAAGAGTCTTCACTCTTCTTATTACCCAAGAGATGATATCAGCATGCTGCAAGAAGGGAATATGTCATCTTTTCATGAAGAAGTCATGGTTACTGGTCGGGGATATGACAGAGAAAATTGTGATCAAAGGGGTCGGGAAGGAACAGATATTTATCCATCAGACTCATCTGGTGAAAACTGGGTTGAGAGGTCCTTGAAGTTTCAATATGGTGCTGCTGATCATGTTGGTGGAACACCCAACAGACCACCCAGAGATATTATTCAACCTGCGACAGTGCATAGTGCAATCCTCATGAGTGATTCCTCTGTAACGATGAAAATGATGAAACCTCCGTTACAGGAAGAAATAGAGGCATCTGAGATAGATAGTCGTGAAGGAATGCGAGGTGCTGATACCGTGTCTACAAAATCTGAAGCGTGGTTGATGAAAGAGTACAGCAATCATATTGTGCCTGTTAGTGGAAAT GCTAAGCCTGATGCCACTCTGCTCGAGTCTGAAAGGAGTCATGCAGAAAGCG GTTTACGCAATACTGGTCCATCACCAACCGATGATGCTGATTCTCGTACCATCTTTGTTAGCAAT GTACATTTTGCTGCCACGAAAGATAGCCTTTTGCGACATTTCAACAAGTTTGGAGAAGTCCTGAAAGTTATTATCTTAACTGATCCAGCTACTGGGCAACCAAAAGG ATCAACATATATAGAATTTATGAGAAAAGAAGCAGCTGAGCTTGCTTTGTCTTTGGATGGCACGTCTTTTTTGTCACGCATTTTGAAG ATTGTAAAGAAAAGCTCTGCTCAGCCGGATACTGCATCTGTTATGACATGGCCTTGTGTTGCCCGGGCATCTCCTTTTGTTGttccaagatatggcagagctCCTTTTGCTAGAGGTATGGCCAGTTTATACAGGGGTGGTGGTCGTGTAGCTATGAAGCCTGGTGCACGGAGTTTCCAGTGGAAGCGAGGGGCTGACTCAACTGTGACCACAGGTCAGGCATCCAACAGCATGATTGCATCACCAAGTACACGTAATCTCACATATGTCAGAGCAGAAGCCAAGACAAATGGGAGTTCAGGATCTGCCTAG
- the LOC121793068 gene encoding sm-like protein LSM7, which produces MSGRKETVLDLAKFVDKGVQVKLTGGRLVTGTLKGYDQLLNLVLDEAVEFLRDPEDPLKTTDQTRRLGLIVCRGTAVMLVSPTDGTDEISNPFVQPDGA; this is translated from the exons ATG TCTGGCAGAAAGGAGACCGTCCTGGACCTAGCTAAATTTGTCGACAAGGGTGTCCAAGTAAAACTAACTGGTGGAAGGCTAG TGACCGGAACTCTTAAAGGCTATGACCAATTGCTCAATCTTGTTTTGGATGAAGCAGTAGAATTTCTTAGGG ATCCAGAAGATCCCCTGAAGACAACTGATCAGACCCGTCGCCTTGGCTTAATA GTTTGCCGAGGGACTGCTGTTATGCTTGTTTCTCCAACAGATGGAACAGATGAGATTTCCAATCCATTCGTTCAGCCTGATGGGGCATAG